One Leucobacter muris DNA segment encodes these proteins:
- the lgt gene encoding prolipoprotein diacylglyceryl transferase, producing MILPFSIPSPEMQFFQIGPLRIYIYALCIIVGIIFAAIWTGRRLSRRGGESGAVFDFLVWALVLGIVGARLYHVVTHWGDYFGPGKNPLDVFAFWQGGIAIFGALLGGAIGVLIASRITGIRFWSFADALVPGLLLAQAVGRLGNWFNHELFGGPTTLPWGLEIESTNPAFPIGLPEGTLFHPTFLYEAVWNLLGIVVLLAIERKWRPRWGKFFALYLVWYGIGRTVTESLRVDPSLLFLGIRTNVLAAFLAVVLGVIILLVQWRRHVGIEASVYLPGRRNPADSVLADTANPDEFFHVLPHRDAPAAPVDAPSEASSEAPSQSGGSAEPARTV from the coding sequence ATGATTCTCCCGTTCAGTATCCCGAGCCCCGAGATGCAGTTCTTCCAGATCGGGCCGCTGCGCATCTACATCTACGCGCTGTGCATCATCGTCGGCATCATCTTCGCCGCGATCTGGACGGGTCGCCGCCTCAGCCGCCGCGGCGGTGAGAGCGGCGCTGTCTTCGACTTCCTCGTGTGGGCGCTCGTGCTCGGCATCGTGGGCGCGCGCCTCTATCACGTGGTCACCCACTGGGGCGACTACTTCGGCCCCGGCAAGAACCCGCTCGACGTCTTCGCCTTCTGGCAGGGCGGCATCGCGATCTTCGGGGCACTGCTCGGCGGCGCCATCGGCGTGCTGATCGCCTCGCGCATCACGGGCATCCGCTTCTGGTCCTTCGCCGACGCGCTCGTGCCCGGCCTGCTGCTCGCGCAGGCCGTCGGCCGACTCGGCAACTGGTTCAACCACGAGCTCTTCGGCGGCCCGACAACGCTGCCGTGGGGCCTCGAGATCGAGTCGACCAACCCCGCGTTCCCGATCGGTCTGCCCGAGGGCACCCTCTTCCACCCGACCTTCCTCTACGAGGCGGTGTGGAATCTGCTCGGCATCGTCGTGCTGCTGGCCATCGAGCGCAAGTGGCGCCCGCGCTGGGGCAAGTTCTTCGCCCTCTACCTCGTCTGGTACGGCATCGGCCGTACCGTCACCGAGTCGCTGCGCGTCGATCCCAGCCTGCTCTTCCTCGGCATCCGCACGAACGTGCTCGCCGCCTTCCTCGCGGTCGTGCTGGGCGTGATCATCCTCCTGGTGCAGTGGCGTCGCCACGTCGGCATCGAGGCCTCGGTCTACCTGCCGGGACGCCGCAACCCCGCCGACTCGGTGCTCGCCGACACCGCGAACCCCGACGAGTTCTTCCACGTCCTGCCCCACCGCGACGCCCCCGCGGCGCCCGTCGACGCTCCCTCCGAGGCATCGTCCGAGGCTCCGAGCCAGAGCGGCGGCTCGGCGGAGCCGGCCCGCACCGTCTAG
- the pyk gene encoding pyruvate kinase — translation MRHAKIVATWGPAVSSYDHTLDLIRAGVNVARLNMSHGTYNVHEGIYRNIRRAETEVGRPIAVLADLQGPKIRLGKFEGGPYELEVGDEFAITTRDIMGDRTICSTTHKGLPGDVNPGDPLLIDDGKVALRAERVTEDTVYTTVEIPGAVSNNKGINLPGVSVNVPALSDKDEQDLRWALQLGVDYIALSFVRDAADITRVHEIMGEEGIRLPVIAKIEKPQAVDHLEEIVDAFDGIMVARGDLGVELPLERVPLVQTEAIALARRNAKPVIVATQVLESMIENPRPTRAEASDCANAILDGADAVMLSGETSVGAYPVQAVETMARIITATEDHALDRIEPLGTAPRTQGGALTLAASDVADFVGARYICVFTESGDTVRRMSRLRRPIPIIGFTPEADTRRRMELTWGARSYEVPRVGSTDEMFAQVDEVLLDHARVNIGDKVVIIAGSPPGVIGTTNTLRIHRIGEATGQLPEAGPRKHALGRGGIPV, via the coding sequence ATGCGCCACGCCAAGATCGTCGCAACCTGGGGCCCCGCGGTCTCCAGCTACGACCACACCCTCGACCTGATCCGGGCCGGCGTCAACGTCGCGCGGCTCAACATGTCCCACGGCACCTACAACGTGCACGAGGGCATCTACCGCAACATCCGCCGCGCCGAGACCGAGGTCGGCCGACCGATCGCGGTGCTCGCCGACCTGCAGGGGCCGAAGATCCGCCTCGGCAAGTTCGAGGGCGGCCCCTACGAGCTCGAGGTCGGCGACGAGTTCGCGATCACCACCCGCGACATCATGGGCGACCGCACCATCTGCAGCACCACCCACAAAGGGCTGCCGGGCGACGTGAACCCCGGCGATCCGCTGCTCATCGACGACGGCAAGGTCGCGCTGCGGGCCGAGCGCGTCACCGAGGACACGGTGTACACCACGGTCGAGATTCCGGGCGCGGTGTCGAACAACAAGGGCATCAACCTGCCCGGCGTCTCGGTCAACGTTCCCGCGCTGTCGGACAAGGACGAGCAGGATCTGCGCTGGGCGCTGCAGCTCGGCGTCGACTACATCGCGCTCTCGTTCGTGCGCGACGCCGCCGATATCACCCGGGTGCACGAGATCATGGGCGAGGAGGGGATCCGCCTGCCCGTCATCGCGAAGATCGAGAAGCCGCAGGCCGTCGACCACCTCGAGGAGATCGTCGACGCGTTCGACGGCATCATGGTCGCCCGAGGCGACCTCGGGGTGGAGCTGCCGCTCGAGCGGGTGCCGCTCGTGCAGACCGAGGCGATCGCGTTGGCCCGCCGCAACGCCAAGCCGGTGATCGTGGCGACCCAGGTGCTCGAGTCGATGATCGAGAACCCGCGCCCCACCCGAGCCGAGGCCTCCGATTGCGCGAACGCGATCCTCGACGGAGCCGACGCCGTGATGCTGTCGGGAGAGACCAGCGTGGGCGCATACCCCGTGCAGGCCGTCGAGACCATGGCGCGCATCATCACCGCCACCGAGGACCACGCCCTCGACCGCATCGAGCCGCTCGGCACGGCGCCCCGCACGCAGGGCGGCGCCCTCACGCTCGCAGCCTCGGATGTCGCAGACTTCGTCGGCGCCCGCTACATCTGCGTGTTCACCGAGTCGGGCGACACCGTGCGGCGCATGTCGCGGCTGCGCCGCCCGATCCCGATCATCGGCTTCACCCCCGAAGCCGACACGCGTCGGCGCATGGAGCTCACCTGGGGCGCCCGCAGCTACGAGGTGCCCCGCGTCGGCAGCACCGACGAGATGTTCGCGCAGGTCGACGAGGTGCTGCTCGACCACGCTCGCGTGAATATCGGCGACAAGGTCGTGATCATCGCCGGGTCGCCCCCCGGGGTGATCGGCACCACCAACACGCTGCGCATCCACCGGATCGGCGAGGCCACCGGCCAGCTGCCCGAGGCGGGGCCGCGCAAGCACGCCCTCGGTCGCGGCGGCATCCCGGTGTGA
- the trpA gene encoding tryptophan synthase subunit alpha has translation MSAHESSVASAIRAAKRERRGALVGYLPVGFPDFDTSVDAAIAMARNGVDVLELGLPYSDPVMDGAVIQEATQTALARGFRVAHVFEAVRRVRESVDVPVLVMTYWNPVLQYGVERFATGLAEAGGAGLITPDITPEAASDWIETSERLGLDRVFLAAPSSSDERLGLVADASRGFVYTVSTMGITGERAQLDAAARALTARLRDQGVDLACVGIGLSTADQVASALEYADGAIVGTAFVRALRDGGVERLAEVVREIAAGTLRPDGAVAAGAAL, from the coding sequence CGGGAGCGCCGCGGCGCGCTCGTGGGCTACCTGCCCGTCGGCTTCCCCGATTTCGACACGAGCGTCGACGCGGCGATCGCGATGGCCCGCAACGGCGTCGACGTGCTCGAGCTCGGCCTGCCCTACTCCGACCCCGTCATGGACGGCGCCGTCATCCAGGAGGCCACGCAGACCGCGCTGGCCCGGGGCTTCCGCGTCGCGCACGTCTTCGAGGCGGTGCGCCGCGTGCGCGAGTCCGTCGACGTGCCCGTGCTCGTGATGACCTACTGGAACCCGGTGCTGCAGTACGGGGTCGAGCGCTTCGCGACGGGGCTCGCCGAGGCCGGCGGCGCCGGCCTCATCACGCCGGACATCACCCCCGAGGCGGCCTCGGACTGGATCGAGACGAGCGAGCGCCTCGGCCTCGACCGCGTCTTCCTCGCGGCGCCCAGCTCGAGCGACGAGCGCCTGGGCCTCGTCGCCGACGCCTCGCGCGGTTTCGTCTATACCGTGTCGACCATGGGTATCACCGGCGAGCGCGCGCAGCTCGACGCCGCGGCGCGCGCCCTCACCGCGCGACTGCGCGATCAGGGCGTCGACCTCGCCTGTGTCGGCATCGGCCTCTCGACGGCCGATCAGGTGGCCTCGGCTCTCGAGTACGCCGACGGCGCCATCGTCGGCACCGCCTTCGTGCGCGCGCTGCGCGACGGCGGAGTCGAACGGCTCGCCGAGGTGGTGCGCGAGATCGCCGCCGGCACGCTTCGCCCCGATGGCGCGGTCGCCGCAGGCGCCGCGCTGTAG
- a CDS encoding hotdog fold thioesterase has protein sequence MTASSAPETAQHSPDPRATSPGLDYIRERGLGALADRMGIEVVEFERDRAVATMPVEGNTQPVMLLHGGAYVVLGETLGSMHANFVAPEGHVAVGIDINATHTGSATSGVVTGVCTPIKLGRSITVHEIVVSDDQGRRCSTVRITNFYKRVG, from the coding sequence ATGACCGCTTCCTCCGCGCCCGAGACCGCCCAGCACTCCCCCGATCCGCGGGCGACGTCGCCGGGCCTGGACTACATCCGCGAGCGCGGCCTCGGCGCCCTCGCAGATCGCATGGGCATCGAGGTCGTCGAGTTCGAGCGCGACCGGGCCGTCGCCACGATGCCCGTCGAGGGCAACACGCAGCCGGTGATGCTGCTGCACGGCGGCGCCTACGTCGTGCTCGGCGAGACCCTCGGCTCGATGCACGCCAACTTCGTCGCACCAGAGGGCCACGTCGCAGTCGGCATCGACATCAACGCGACGCACACCGGATCCGCCACCTCGGGCGTCGTCACGGGTGTCTGCACGCCGATCAAGCTCGGCCGATCCATCACGGTGCACGAGATCGTGGTGAGCGACGACCAGGGTCGCCGCTGCTCGACCGTGCGCATCACGAACTTCTACAAGCGGGTCGGCTGA
- the polA gene encoding DNA polymerase I, whose product MIIDGHSLAFRAFYALPVDSFQTQTGQHTNAIHGFISMLINLLGNENPDALAIAFDISRYSFRTEEYPEYKGTRGETPPEFKGQVPLLQEALHAMGIRTLEKENYEADDILATLATRGADAGYRVLVVSGDRDTIQLVDDRITLLYPSKQGDSELTRYDAEKVMERYGVRPEQYPEIAALVGETSDNLPGVPRVGEKTAVKWINQFGSLEEILRRQDEIGGKVGESLRENAHLAERNRRLNRLVRDVELEITLDELKRGEIDMAAVQQVFAKLEFRTLLQRVGKLAGAEVPAGGATAVSLVPEQPQAKNLIDEELADWLAKVERPAVLMQQSGAGFEVGVATPDSSVLFHWQPGGRDYSLFEQWLASDAPKVFFDAKQQIAVAARAGAAIGGIEGDLLLASWLLRPQTPDKSISEAVFRFLGEQVPEGDPNQLVPDEGSVADSAALAWYIARAHDSAVSRFESRTADIYHDIELPLVPVLAALEQRGVQIDLPLLEAHNAELTTRVADLQQQAFDAIGREVNLSSPKQLQEVLFEQLDMPKTRKTKSGYTTDAAALADLRVKNPHPFLDALLAHRDANKLRQMVETLIKAVQDDGRIRTTFVQTGSSTGRLASTDPNLQNIPVRSEEGRRIREGFIHAPEYEALMTADYAQIEMRIMAHLSGDEGLIEAFRQGEDLHRFVGGRIFGVPPEEVTSEMRSKVKAMSYGLAYGLSAFGLSKQLNISAAEARQLMEDYFERFGGVRDYLRSVVDQAKRDTFTETIFGRRRPFPDLASPNRILRENAERAALNAPIQGSAADIIKRAMIQVEQRMLAAGMRSRMLLQIHDELMFEVAEGEWDALEEIVRAEMAGAAELSVPLEVQVGRGANWNAAAH is encoded by the coding sequence ATGATCATCGACGGCCACTCGCTGGCCTTCCGGGCGTTCTACGCCCTGCCCGTCGACAGCTTCCAGACGCAGACCGGGCAGCACACCAATGCCATCCACGGCTTCATCTCGATGCTCATCAACCTGCTCGGCAACGAGAATCCCGACGCGCTGGCCATCGCCTTCGACATCTCGCGGTACTCGTTCCGCACCGAGGAGTACCCCGAGTACAAGGGCACCCGGGGGGAGACCCCGCCCGAGTTCAAGGGTCAGGTGCCGCTGCTGCAGGAGGCGCTGCACGCCATGGGTATCCGCACCCTCGAGAAAGAGAACTACGAGGCCGACGACATCCTCGCGACCCTCGCGACCCGCGGCGCCGACGCCGGCTACCGGGTGCTCGTGGTCAGCGGCGATCGAGACACGATCCAGCTCGTCGACGACCGCATCACGCTGCTCTACCCCTCCAAGCAGGGCGACAGCGAGCTCACCCGCTACGACGCCGAGAAGGTGATGGAGCGCTACGGGGTGCGCCCAGAGCAGTACCCGGAGATCGCCGCCCTCGTGGGCGAGACGAGCGACAATCTGCCCGGCGTGCCGCGCGTCGGCGAGAAGACCGCGGTGAAGTGGATCAATCAGTTCGGCTCGCTCGAGGAGATCCTGCGCAGACAGGACGAGATCGGGGGCAAGGTCGGCGAGAGCCTGCGCGAGAACGCCCACCTCGCCGAGCGCAACCGGCGTCTGAACCGTCTCGTGCGCGACGTCGAGCTCGAGATCACGCTCGACGAGCTGAAGCGCGGTGAGATCGACATGGCCGCCGTGCAGCAGGTGTTCGCGAAGCTCGAGTTCCGCACGCTGCTGCAGCGGGTCGGTAAACTCGCGGGCGCCGAGGTGCCGGCCGGGGGAGCGACCGCGGTGTCTCTCGTGCCCGAGCAGCCGCAGGCGAAGAACCTCATCGACGAGGAGCTGGCCGACTGGCTGGCGAAGGTCGAGCGCCCCGCCGTGCTCATGCAGCAGAGCGGCGCCGGGTTCGAGGTGGGTGTCGCCACACCCGACTCGTCGGTGCTGTTCCACTGGCAGCCCGGCGGTCGCGACTACTCGCTCTTCGAGCAGTGGCTCGCCTCCGACGCGCCCAAGGTGTTCTTCGATGCGAAGCAGCAGATCGCGGTCGCGGCCCGCGCCGGCGCTGCGATCGGCGGCATCGAGGGCGACCTGCTGCTCGCCTCGTGGCTGCTGCGCCCCCAGACTCCTGACAAGTCGATCTCCGAGGCCGTGTTCCGCTTCCTCGGCGAGCAGGTGCCCGAGGGCGACCCGAACCAGCTCGTTCCCGACGAGGGCTCCGTCGCCGACTCCGCGGCGCTCGCCTGGTACATCGCCCGCGCGCACGACTCGGCCGTCTCCCGTTTCGAGTCGCGCACGGCCGACATCTACCACGACATCGAGCTGCCGCTCGTGCCGGTGCTCGCGGCGCTCGAGCAACGGGGCGTGCAGATCGACCTGCCGCTGCTCGAGGCGCACAACGCCGAGCTGACCACGCGCGTGGCCGATCTGCAGCAGCAGGCCTTCGACGCGATCGGCCGCGAGGTCAACCTCTCGTCTCCGAAACAGCTGCAGGAGGTGCTCTTCGAGCAACTCGACATGCCGAAGACCCGCAAGACGAAGAGCGGGTACACGACCGACGCGGCAGCGCTCGCCGATCTGCGCGTCAAGAACCCGCACCCCTTCCTCGATGCGCTACTCGCGCACCGCGACGCGAACAAGCTGCGGCAGATGGTCGAGACGCTCATCAAGGCGGTGCAGGACGACGGGCGGATCCGCACGACGTTCGTACAGACGGGCTCGAGCACGGGCCGCCTCGCCTCCACCGACCCCAACCTGCAGAACATTCCGGTGCGTTCGGAGGAGGGCCGCCGCATTCGCGAGGGCTTCATCCACGCCCCCGAGTACGAGGCGCTGATGACGGCCGACTACGCGCAGATCGAGATGCGCATCATGGCGCACCTCTCGGGAGACGAGGGGCTGATCGAGGCCTTCCGGCAGGGCGAGGATCTGCACCGCTTCGTGGGCGGCCGCATCTTCGGAGTGCCGCCCGAGGAGGTGACGAGCGAGATGCGCTCGAAGGTGAAGGCCATGTCGTACGGCCTCGCCTACGGCCTCTCGGCATTCGGCCTCTCGAAGCAGTTGAACATCTCCGCCGCCGAGGCCCGCCAGCTCATGGAAGACTATTTCGAGCGGTTCGGCGGGGTGCGCGACTACCTGCGCTCCGTGGTCGATCAGGCCAAGCGCGACACCTTCACCGAGACGATCTTCGGGCGGCGGCGGCCGTTCCCCGATCTCGCGAGCCCCAACCGCATCCTGCGCGAGAATGCCGAGCGCGCGGCACTCAACGCCCCGATCCAGGGTTCGGCGGCCGACATCATCAAGCGCGCCATGATCCAGGTCGAGCAGCGCATGCTCGCCGCGGGCATGCGGTCGCGCATGCTGCTGCAGATCCACGACGAGCTCATGTTCGAGGTCGCCGAGGGAGAGTGGGACGCCCTCGAGGAGATCGTGCGCGCCGAGATGGCGGGCGCCGCCGAGCTCTCGGTGCCGCTCGAGGTGCAGGTGGGGCGCGGAGCGAACTGGAACGCGGCCGCGCACTAG
- a CDS encoding ANTAR domain-containing response regulator — MTEQSTAPARRVVVAEDESLIRLDIVETLRDNGYDVVGEAGDGEEAVRLVEELRPDLVVMDVKIPKLDGISAAEQINKEHIAPVVLLTAFSQRELVERATEAGALAYVVKPFTPADLIPAIEIALSRFQQIVALESEVADLAERFETRKLVDRAKGILNDKMGLSEPEAFRWIQKASMDRRLTMQDVAKTIIDQLGPKKD, encoded by the coding sequence ATGACTGAACAGAGCACCGCACCCGCGCGACGCGTCGTCGTTGCGGAAGACGAGTCCCTGATTCGCCTCGACATCGTCGAGACGCTTCGCGACAACGGCTACGACGTGGTCGGCGAAGCCGGTGACGGCGAGGAGGCAGTGCGCCTCGTCGAGGAGCTGCGCCCCGATCTGGTGGTCATGGACGTGAAGATACCCAAGCTCGACGGCATCTCGGCGGCCGAGCAGATCAACAAGGAGCACATCGCACCGGTGGTGCTGCTCACCGCCTTCAGCCAGCGCGAGCTCGTGGAGCGCGCCACCGAGGCGGGCGCCCTCGCCTACGTGGTGAAGCCGTTCACCCCGGCCGATCTGATCCCCGCGATCGAGATCGCGCTCTCGCGCTTCCAGCAGATCGTCGCCCTCGAGAGCGAGGTCGCCGACCTCGCCGAGCGCTTCGAGACCCGCAAGCTGGTCGACCGCGCGAAGGGGATCCTCAATGACAAGATGGGGCTCAGCGAGCCCGAGGCCTTCCGCTGGATCCAAAAGGCGTCGATGGATCGCCGCCTCACGATGCAGGACGTCGCGAAGACGATCATCGATCAGCTCGGCCCGAAGAAGGACTGA